Within the Bacteroidota bacterium genome, the region AATTACTTTCCAGCCATACTCAACCAGTTGCCTTGTCCAATAACCCCCTTCTGTCCCGATTTCGAGAGCCACAGAAGGGCTTTGAGCAGCCCGCAACGCTTTGTGAAAGGCGTTCTCTTCGATCGCATGAATATACTGTCCCCATTTGGTATTGTGTCTCACGTTCTCCCAAAACGTGAGAGGGTTTGCGGGTTCCATGCGTTCAGTGCCGGAGGTGTTGAACATGTTTTGATTTATGAAAGAACATCGGAGTAGCTTGCAATCGCGGATTCGTACTCCTTTGCCACCTCTCCGGTTTCACGGTTGGTGACTGTCAAAGCAAATTCCAGCGATCGGAGTTTGCCGGCACACGCGACAGCTTTTGCATATCGTTCGGTTACTGAAAGCTGCTTTTGCAACCCGGTCGTCACCGTTGCGACACCTGTGCACAGGGCGATGAAGCCGCAGGTCAGCTTCCATGCCGGTGCCCCCTGCCCGATAATCGGGCCTATCGAGGCAACAGTGGCGGCGATGACCGTGCTCAGCGCACCTGCGACAATTCCCGTTGTCGAGTACCGGGAATTCTTCTTTTTGAGACCGGCGGATTGCGTTTCTGCTGTACGAATGCCTTCGCGAATGCGTTCGAGAAGTGCCGAGCGAGGGTCGGGGGAGTGTTCCATGACTCTGCCTCCAAGCTGGTTGTACATGAATGCTATGTAATCTGCGAGATCTCTGTCAGAAGGTGCCTCCGGTTCCAATAGCTCCGGAAAAACACGGAACTTGACAGCAGCAGTGTTCCGCCCATCGCAAAGTAGGGGAGAACGAGGTACTGACCGGGCAACGAACTGCGGAGCACAATGCCAAGCAGGATCATCACGCCGATAATTCCATACCCGCGCCAGGCAGAAAATGCAAACATGCATGCTCGTTCAGGCAGGCGGGAGATTCTCTCGACGTTTCGATGTGCAATTCGTCTGAACATGAACCGGCTTGACACAATTGCCACTATCGCGCCCGTTGCCACCAGCAGTGCTGCAGTAGCACCGGGCAACGGCGCAAGCCAATCTGCAGCCCGGATGCAGAGAAACATGCCAGCCGCCGCCCATACAACGCCTGCAAGCAACAGAAGCCGGGAACTGTGCACAGCCGGATCGTACTTGTAAAGAACAGCTTTCAAACTCACCTGCCGTATACCTCGTCGTAATCCTGAATCGCGGCGCTGACAACTTTCAGAGCGTGGGAGCAATCGTAGATGCGTTCGATCGAGACTTCCGAAGACTCCCCCGGCATTGATTTGTACGTGGCGAAGTAATGACGCAACCGTTGAACCACAACAGATGGTACATCGGCGATATCCCGTGTTGCATCCCACACGCTGTCGTTGGCCAGAACAGCAATGATCTTGTCGTCCGCTTCACCGTGGTCAATCATGTGAATCCCGCCGATAACGCGGGCGTTAAGAATTACTTCCGAACGGTTGATCGGTCGCTCGCTCAACACACAAATATCGAGCGGGTCCCCGTCGCCTCTGTCGGCAACTCCCGACAAGTCCTTTACGCGGCTTGCGCAATACGTTCTCGGGATGAATCCGTACAGGGAAGGCGGCAACGAGGATGTTCGCTGCGGCCTGTCCACCCGAAGATAGCCCGTAGTTTTGTCGACCTCATACTTCATCAGGTCAAAGGGAGTTATTTCAATGAACGCATGAATGATGTGCGGCGGTTCCGGTCCGAGCTCAAGTCCGTGCCAGGGATGCGGCCGCCACCGGTAAAACGGGCTGGGAAAACCCATACGGGATGACTACCCTCTTGTGAACAACGCTGTGAAATTGTTACAAATTTGGTGAAATTGTGTTGCATCTGCAAGGAGTTCTTTTGAGCGAAGTTGCTTCACCTATATTCTCATATTCAACAGGATATCGCACCGGAAAAGGCTCTGTCTTGCTAATCAGCAATTCCGTTTAGATATTGAAACTGTTTGCAATAGGATTTCAGACGAATTAC harbors:
- a CDS encoding inorganic pyrophosphatase, which encodes MGFPSPFYRWRPHPWHGLELGPEPPHIIHAFIEITPFDLMKYEVDKTTGYLRVDRPQRTSSLPPSLYGFIPRTYCASRVKDLSGVADRGDGDPLDICVLSERPINRSEVILNARVIGGIHMIDHGEADDKIIAVLANDSVWDATRDIADVPSVVVQRLRHYFATYKSMPGESSEVSIERIYDCSHALKVVSAAIQDYDEVYGR